The Solibacillus daqui genome has a segment encoding these proteins:
- a CDS encoding CueP family metal-binding protein, which yields MKLKLVAVSLLAVAVLAACGDEQQTESKANTEQPQQGERQAKTTVTQGQTDDIKGLIENYSSNKTTNEKASITSQQLIVTDKDGNETHYALPTDEFFVSIAPYFTNTHPCKDHSLTGCQGELVAKDIDVFIENENGEVIFDDTVTTLENGFIDLWLPRNEAFVIEMVHDGKKVSGEITTFDEDGTCVTTLQMI from the coding sequence ATGAAGTTGAAATTAGTGGCAGTGAGTCTGTTAGCAGTAGCGGTATTAGCAGCATGTGGTGATGAACAACAAACAGAAAGTAAAGCAAATACCGAGCAACCGCAACAGGGCGAGCGGCAAGCTAAAACGACGGTGACACAGGGGCAAACCGATGATATTAAAGGGTTAATTGAAAACTATAGTTCAAATAAAACAACAAACGAAAAAGCATCGATTACGTCACAACAACTAATCGTGACAGATAAAGACGGGAACGAAACACATTATGCATTACCGACGGATGAGTTTTTCGTCTCAATTGCACCGTATTTTACAAATACACATCCTTGTAAAGACCACAGCTTAACAGGTTGCCAAGGAGAGCTTGTCGCAAAAGATATTGACGTTTTCATTGAAAATGAAAACGGTGAGGTTATTTTTGATGATACAGTAACAACATTAGAAAATGGTTTCATCGATTTATGGTTACCACGCAACGAAGCGTTTGTTATTGAAATGGTGCATGATGGAAAGAAAGTATCAGGTGAGATAACAACGTTTGATGAAGATGGGACATGTGTGACAACATTACAAATGATTTAA